The Micromonas commoda chromosome 16, complete sequence genome has a window encoding:
- a CDS encoding predicted protein, with amino-acid sequence MALPGAEYCAAMLAVWRLGWIAVPLSPSHPIGELTHAIREARVEIVFVTDNLLDKVADLGDLCPVRALRYIDDVPRDRDVASRDDLTNSPEPTPNDGALVIFTSGTTGAPKAALHTHASLAAQIKSLTKAWGWNGADKILHALPLNHVHGIVNAWMCAHAVGAEVTFCAKFSATQWWRVVVDDYEQTNRQTPTTIFMGVPTMYVRLIQAYDAVESEERRREMSAAASKLRLCVSGSAAMPTPVAKRWSELTNGKELLERYGATEIGMALSQPLRGRRVPGRVGHPLPGVRVKLVDGELRVKGPGVFGGYVGRPEATAACFDEDGYFLTGDSVEYDENLGYGIMGRTSVDIIKHGGYKLSALEIESAVLEHPGVGECAVCGVPDDVYGEIVGCVLAPGPGGSDCGLVSSPPPTAEALRAFLRDRLASYKAPGVVVVVDAVPRNAMGKVNKRSLVGLFGSK; translated from the coding sequence ATGGcgctccccggcgcggaatactgcgccgcgatgctcgccgTGTGGCGGCTCGGATGGATAGCGGTTCCGTTGTCTCCCTCGCATCCCATCGGGGAGCTCACGCACGCGatacgcgaggcgcgggtggAGATCGTCTTCGTCACCGACAACCTGCTCGACAAAGTCGCGGACCTGGGTGACTTGTGCCCCGTTCGAGCCTTGAGAtacatcgacgacgtccctcgcgatcgcgacgtcgcatcgcgcgacGACTTGACGAACAGTCCCGAACCAACACCaaacgacggcgccctcgtcatCTTCACCAGCGGCAcgaccggcgcgccgaaAGCCGCGCTGcacacgcacgcgtcgctcgccgcacAGATCAAATCTCTCACAAAGGCGTGGGGCTGGAACGGCGCGGATAAGATCCTTCACGCGCTGCCGCTGAACCACGTGCACGGCATCGTGAACGCGTGGATgtgcgcgcacgccgtcggcgccgaggtgacGTTCTGCGCCAAGTTCTCCGCGACGCAGTGGTGGCGGGTCGTCGTTGATGACTATGAACAAACAAATAGACAAactccgacgacgatttTCATGGGCGTGCCCACCATGTACGTGCGTCTGATCCAGGcgtacgacgccgtggagAGCGAGGAACGCCGGCGGGagatgtccgccgccgcgtccaagtTGAGGCTGTGCGTcagcgggtccgcggcgatgccaaCGCCCGTCGCCAAGCGGTGGTCTGAGTTAACAAATGGTAAAGAGTTGTTGGAGCGGTACGGCGCTACGGAGATTGGCATGGCGCTGTCGCAACCCctgcgcgggcgacgcgtacccgggcgcgtcggccaTCCCTTACCGGGCGTGCGGGTGAAGCTCGTGGATGGGGAGCTTCGAGTCAAGGGCCCGGGGGTGTTCGGTGGGTACGTCGGCAGgccggaggcgacggcggcgtgcttcgacgaggacggatACTTTCTCACGGGTGACTCTGTGGAGTACGACGAAAACCTCGGGTACGGGATCATGGGTCGGACCTCCGTGGACATCATCAAGCACGGCGGGTACAAGCTGAGCGCGCTGGAGATCGAGTCCGCGGTGTTGGAGCACCCCGGCGTGGGTGAGTGCGCGGTTTGCGGCGTTCCGGACGACGTCTACGGCGAGATCGTGGGGTGCGTGCTGGCGCCCGGGCCCGGCGGCTCGGACTGTGGCCTGgtttcttcgccgccgcccaccgcggaggcaCTGCGCGCGTTCCTGAGAGACAGGTTGGCGAGTTACAAGGCCCCGGGCGTGGTCGTGGTCGTGGACGCCGTGCCGCGCAACGCGATGGGGAAGGTGAACAAGCGGTCGCTGGTCGGGCTCTTCGGCTCGAAGTGA
- a CDS encoding predicted protein has product MSKHREDVKEKIIVDLSASNERLETENRKLKVAAIGMMAQLRELGHPADASELNISGMGLWTGGDDAGTETDKGGGSQPRKAGPKAKKPASDGGGTETERRL; this is encoded by the exons ATGAGCAAGCACAGGGAGGACGTCAAGGAGAAG ATAATCGTGGATCTGAGCGCGTCTAACGAGCGGCTGGAGACGGAAAACCGCAAGCTGAAGGTGGCGGCGATAGGCATGATGGCGCAGCTGAGGGAGCTGGGGCACCCGGCGGATGCGTCCGAGCTCAACATCAGCGGGATGGGATTGTGGacgggtggcgacgacgcggggacgGAGACAGACAAAGGAGGGGGAAGCCAGCCGCGCAAGGCTGGACCCAAGGCGAAAAAAccggcgagcgacggcggcgggacggagACGGAACGGCGCCTGA